The Candidatus Palauibacter australiensis nucleotide sequence GTCAACATCGGGAGCATCACCGGCCGGCAGGTCTATCCCGGAGGGAGCGTCTACGCCGCCACGAAGTACGCCGTGCAGGCGATCACCGAGGGGACGAACCTCGATGTCCTCGGCACCGGCGTCCGCGTGTCGGGCGTCCATCCGGGTCTCGTGGAAACGGAGTTCTCACTCGTGCGTTTCAAGGGCGACGAGGACCGCGCGCGAGCCGTGTACGAGGGGGTGGAGCCCCTCACCGGCGCGGATGTCGCCGACGTCGTGTCGTACGTCGTGAACGCTCCACCCCAAGTCAATCTGGCCGATGTCGTCGTGTTCGGGAAATCCCAGGGGAGCGTACACCACTTCCACCGCGCCGGCGAGTGAACGTCGCCGGAATCGGCGGGCTCTACGTCGCCTGCCCGGAGCCCGGCCGGGTCCGCGGCTGGTACCGCCGCCACCTCGACCTCCGCTTCTCCGAGGATGGCGGCGCCCGATTCCCCTGGACACACCCCGACACCGGCAACGTCGCCGTCAGCGAACTCGATTTTCTCGATGAGGCCTCGCCCCGCTTCGATCCCGGCCGGCAGCCCTTCGTCGTCCGCTACCTCCTGCGCGACCGCGACCCGCAGGCCGATCCGCTCGGGGGATGTGACTGGGTCCTGGACCCCGATGGGTGGAAGGCGGAATTCGCGCAGTTGACCCCCTCCACCGGGCCTCCGACCGACCACGGAGCCGTCGAGGGCATTGGGGGCGTCTTCTTCCGATCCCCCGACCCGGGCGCCAGCAAGGCGTGGTACAAGAAGGTCGGGATCCGGCCGGGCGCGGACGGTTACGTGACCTTTCCGGCCCGCTCGGTGGACGAGACGGAGACCCTCACGGTGTGGGAGGTCTTCCCGGCGGATACGACCTACTTCGATTCGAGGGGCGAGAGCAGTCCCCACCCCTTCATGCTCAACCTGCGGGTCAGGAACCTCGACGAACTCGTCGAGTCGCTGGAGACGAGGGGTGTCTGGGTCGACCCCAACCGCGAAGCGTACGAATACGGGAAGTTCGCCTGGATCCTCGATCCGCTCGGGGCCCGGGTCGAGCTGTGGGAGCCCCCTCCGGCCGCAAGCTGACGCCGTTTCCGGCCCTTCCCCCCGAGCCTCCGCCTTGCATCGTTCCGATATATCGGATACTATTTTGATATATCGAGACCGGTCGGAAGCAGGAGGGGCATAGATGTTCACGAGCAAGGATGGATTCGGCGCCTGGGCCAACTGTAGCGGCCCCGGCGTTTTTCGTTTCGGAGGGGGATTCGGGGGCAACCGGCGCGTGGTTCGGAAGGGGGAGTTGAAGTTCGTCCTCCTCCGCCTCCTCTCGGACGAACCCATGCACGGCTACGAGCTGATGCGGCGGCTGGAGGAGGAGTCCGGCGGCCTCTACACGCCGAGTCCGGGCTCCGTATACCCCACCCTGCAGCTGCTCGAGGACCAGGGGTACGTGTCGTCGACGCAGGAGGACGGGAAGCGCGTCTACCGGCTGACGTCGGCGGGCCGCGACTTTCTCGAGGAGCACCGCTCCCGCACCCGCGACATTTTCGGCCGCTTCGTCAACATGGGCGAGCGCTTCGCCGGGTCCGCGATGCGCGACGTGACCCGCTCCTTCATCCACCTCGCCCAGGTGAGTTTCGAGCGCGCGACGGGCGGACAGGGCGATCCGGAGACGCTCGCAAGGGTGAAGTCGATCCTGGACCGCGCGGCGCGCGAGATCGAGAGCGCGTGGCCGGAGCCCGGGGCCGCCGCCTCGCGGGAGGGTTGAGCGATGTTCGAGATCGTCTTCCTGGGAGGCATCGCGGCCGTAATCTACCGTCGGCGTGTGCGCGCCGGCGACTGGAGTCGGGGGGACTTCCACCGCATCCTCGTCGGCCTGGGTCGCGCGGTGAGCCGCGCGGTGGCCGCCCTGTTGAGATCCTGGCCCGGGCTTCTGCGACAGTGCGCGGCCGATGTGAAGAGCCTTGCGCACGACATGGCAGGCGGCGTCCGGAACCGGAGGCCGCCCGCGTTCCGGACCCGGCGCTCACGGCTCGAAGGGGCCGCGTCGCCTCTCGCCCCGCCTGCCGAGGCCGCGACGAGAGCCGAGAGCCGGCTCTTCTCGCGGCTCCAACGGCGCTACGTCTCCGGCAGGATCAGCTTCTCCGAGTACGTGGAGGGCGTACGGCGCCTCCGGGCCGACGGCGGCGCGCTGCAGGGCCTGGGCAGCAAGGCCCCGCCGCACGCGGACGGCGAGGCCGGAAGGCTGGCGGCGGAGCGCTGACCGGAGCCGCCAGCCTGGCGGGCTAGTGCTTGCGGTGCCTCTCCCACGGGCTGCGGGTGAAGTAGGACTCCGTCATCTCCTTGATCTGAGGCGCGAGGAAGATCAGCGCGATCAGGTTCGGGATGATGACGATGGCCAGGAAGATGTCCCCCAGAGACCACACCACGGCGAGCGGCAGCACCGCCCCGACGAAGTGCATCGCGACGAAGATGAGCTTGTACGGAATGATCGCGTTCGGCCCGAACAGGTAGTTCGCGCAGCGGTCGCCGTAGTAACTCCACGAGATCGCCGTCGAGATCGCGAACAGGAAGACCGAGAAGATCACGATGTAGTGGCCCCAGTCGCCGAGCGGCGACAGGCCGCGCTGGAATCCCATCTGCGTGAGCGGCGCGCCCGTCTCGTAGGCCTGCCCGTAGACGACGGCCAGTTCCCGCCCGTCGTCGGTGATCGCTACCCCTCGCGCCGGGTCGACGGCCCCGCTGAACGGCTGCGTCTGCGCCTCGTCCTCGAACAGCTGCGGCACGGAGACCTCGTGCCACGCGAGGTGCGGTTCGCTCGTGACGCCGGGCCGCCCCAGCGTATAGCGGATCGTCCCCGTGGGATCCGTCGGCACCGAGCTTCCGCCCTCGTCGAGCACCACGTAGCTGATGTCCCCGCCTTCAAGCTGGATCGCGGTCGGGACCTGCGAGTTCCAGGCGCCGGTCATGATCACGACGAGTGCGGTCATCGTGACGATGACGATCGTGTCGATGAACGGCTCGAGCAGCGCGACGACGCCCTCTGAGACCGGCTCGTCCGTCCTCGCCGCCGCGTGCGCGATCGGGGCTGAGCCCTGCCCGGCCTCGTTCGAGAACAGCCCGCGCCGCACCCCCCACATGAGCGTGACGAGGAAGGCGCCGACGCCGGTGCCCGCCACGCCGGCGGTCGGATTGAAGGCCTCGCGGAAGATGATCGCGAACGTCTCGGGCACCTGGCCGAGGTTGAGGATGATGATGATCATGGCGGCGGTCACGTAGACGATCGCCATGAACGGAGCCAGGATGCTGGTCACGCGGCCGATGCGCTTGATGCCGCCCAGGATCACGAGCGCGACGATCGTCGAGGTCGTGAGGCCGGTGATCCACTTGGCGATCCCGAACTCGGCCAGCATCGCATCCGCGACCGTGTTGGCCTGGTTGGCGTTCCCCGTCATGAACGCCGTCAGCCCCAGCATGACCGCGAAAAAGGCGGCCACGGGCTTCCAGCGCGGCCCCAGCCCTTTCTCGATGTAGTACATGGGTCCGCCCGACACCGTCCCGCTGTATTTCGCCGACGTCTCGTCGACCTCGCGGTACTTCTGCGCCAGCGTGACTTCGCTGTACTTCGTCGCCATGCCGAGGAAGGCGGTCATCCACATCCAGAAGAGCGCCCCCGGCCCCCCGAGGTGGATGGCGATCGCGGCGCCGGCGATGTTCCCGATGCCGACCGTGGCGCTCAGCGCGGTGGTGAGCGCCTGGAAATGCGACACGTCGCCCGGATCGTTCGGGGCGTCGTATCGGCCCGTGGCCACCGCGACGCCGTGCGCGAACTTGCGGATCTGCGGCAGGCCGAGCCGGAGGGTGAGGTAGGTCCCGATGCCGAGGAGGAGCAGGACCTGAAGCGTCAGGCGCTCTCCTCCGATCGTGATCCCGAACTGCGCGACGTTGCGGTCGAGCCAGTCTACGATTGTGGCGAAGTCCATGCGTTGTCCCCGTTAGCGGCGAGTGTGCTGGAGGAGGGCTGAGTTTGGCCCCGTGCCGCTGAGGCTGCAACGGTTGGGCCGACGCGACGGGGCCGATCCGGGTCGCGGAAGTAGCCGGCGCCGGGGTGTGTGGCGGGCGTCACGGTGCCGTAACTTCGTTCGCGCTCCGGGTGCCTCGGAGCCCCGCCTCGCCCCGGATTTCGGCAGCGACCAGAACCCCCGCGAAAGCAAGGAGACGAAGAGGGACGTGGGTCCGGACAACAGGATTCCCGGCAGCCTCGGGCGGCTATGGGAACTCGCCAACGACCTCTCGTGGACGTGGAACCCGGCGGCCCCTGCCCTCTTCCGGGTCATCGATCCGCCGCACTGGCGCCGTACGCGGCACAACCCCGTGGCGCTGCTGCAGGCGGTCGGGGAAACGCGCTGGCGTGAACTGGCCGCCGACGGAGCGTTCCTGCGCCGGTACGACGCGGCGTGCCAGGCGCTGGACCGCGTATCGGGCGGCGGGACGGGCGCGGCGTCCACCTGGTTCGCCCGGAGCCACCCGGAGTTCGCCGAGGGCCCCGTGGCGTACTTCTGCGCCGAATTCGCGTTGCACGAGTCCATCCCGATCTACTCCGGAGGACTCGGCGTGCTCGCCGGGGACCATCTCAAGGCGGCCTCCGAACTGGGCGTCCCCCTCGTCGGCGTCGGGCTGATGTACGCGCACGGCTACTTTGACCAGACGCTGGGGCCGGACGGTTGGCAGGAAGATGCGGACGACCCGCTCGACCCCGACCTGACTCCGCTTGAGCGGCTGCAGGGCGCGGATGGCGCACCGTGGCTCGCCTCGCTCCAGGGCGGGGGGCGCCGCATCCATATCGGGGCCTGGAAGCTGCGCGTCGGCCGCGTCTCCCTGTACCTCCTCGACACGGACCTCGAGGAGAACGATCCCGCGGATCGGGGCCTCTCTCACCAGCTCTACGCGGGCGGCGCGGATCACCGCCTGCGGCAGGAGGCGATTCTCGGCGTGGGAGGCGTGCGCGTGCTCGCCGCACTCGGGATCGAGCCCGGGGCGTGGCACGCGAACGAGGGGCACGCGGCGTTCATGATGGTGGAGCGCGTGCGCCGGCTGATGCGGGACGGCCAATCCTTCGCGAACGCGGTGTCCCAGATCCGTGCCTCGACGGTGTTCACGACGCATACACCCGTCTCCGCGGGCCACGACGTGTTCTCCCACGCACAGATGCGGGAATGGATCGGCGAGACGTTCTGGGAAGAGATCCCTCACCGCGACGAGCTGCTGGGGCTCGGGCTCCACCCCGACGACGATGCGCAGGACCGGTTTCACATGACGGCGGCGGCGATCCGGCTTTCGCGGCGAGTCAACGGCGTTTCCGCGCGGCACGGTCGCGTGAGCCGTGACATCTGGCGCGGCCTCTGGGGGGACCGGGCGGCCGGAGAAGTGCCGATCCGGCACGTGACGAACGGGGTCCACCTCGCCACCTGGATGAGCGACGACGTCGCCGGCCTCCTCGACGAATGGCTCCCGGGCGGGTGGCGGGACGGTTCGGGCGACGAAGCCGTGTGGCGCGCGGTGCGCGACGTTCCCGCGGAGGCGCTGTGGCGCGTGCGGCGCCGGCTGAAGCTCCGGCTTCTCGATCTGATGCGGGAGGAGGCCCGGCGGCGGTGGCCGGACCATTGGCCGGAATCGGCGCACCTCGCCGGAGCCGGCACGCTCATGAGCCCCGGACCGCTCACGATCGGATTCGCGCGGCGCTTCGCCACCTACAAGCGCGCTGACCTCATCTTCCGCGACCGCGACCGCCTCCTCGCGCTGCTCTCCGACCCCGCCCGTCCCGTGCAGCTGATCTTCGCCGGGAAGGCGCACCCGCGGGACGACGACGGCAAGCGCGTCCTCCAGCGCGTGTACGAGCATACGCGCGATCCGGAGTTCGAGGGCAGGGTCGCCTTCATCGAGAACTACGGCCTTCATACGGCGCACGGTCTCGTCGAGGGCGTCGACCTGTGGCTCAACCTTCCCCGGGTCCCGCTGGAGGCGAGCGGGACGAGCGGGATGAAGGCCGCCCTCAACGGTGTCCCCCAGCTCGCGACCGCGGACGGCTGGTGGGAGGAGGGGTTCGAGGGCGACAACGGGTGGATCATCCCGCCCGCCCCCGCCACAGCGAGCGAGGAGGAGGTGGACGAGCACGACGCCGAGCACCTCTTCCGGCTCCTGGAGGAGGACGTCGTCCCGCTCTATTACGATCGACCCGGTGCGGGTGCCGGGGATGACGCTCCGGCGGGCTGGCTCGCCCATGCGCGGCGTGCGATCGAGGTGGCCGGCGCCCGATTCACGGCGGGCCGCATGGTGCGGGACTACGCGCGGGACTACTACGTCCCATCGCTGCGCGGGGACGACTGACGCACGACGCCATCTCCATCGCCACAATGTCGCCGAAACGCCCGATCCTGCCGCCCTAAGATCGCATACGCCCGGCTATCATATGGAGTTGCGCTGGCTTGAGGGGGATTGGGCGGTGTCCGCATGACCGCAAGGCTTGCGGTGGGCTCCTCGGCTCAGCATAGCGCCGTCCAATCCCACTCTTCCACACAAGCCGTTCAAGAGCCGGGTAGAGGAATGCACCACGCCGCGAGGTTGATGGCTGCGATGGTTGTCGCGGTGGCTTGCGTGACGCTGAGCCCTGCCTTCGCCGTGACGCAGGAGCCGGGTGAACGGATTCGCGTAACGCTTCCGTCGAGCACGGTGATCGGTTCATTCGTCGAGATGCGGCAGGACGGGCTGGTTCTACAGGATGAAGGCGGGACACGATCCATCGCGCTCGACGCGATTCATCGGATAGAGCGCCAGGTTGAGCGTCGTCCCCGCACGAAGGGGGCGCTGATCGGTGCGGGGTCCGGCGTGGCTGTTGCGGGGCTGCTTGGCCTTGTTAACCCTGAGCTCTATGAGGACGACTGGCTGTTCAGTGGCGCGGAGACGTTTGGACTTGTGGCCGGCACCTTCGCGGCCATCGGTGCGGGTGTCGGCTGGATTGCTGGGTCGGTCATCCGGGGTGACGGGTGGGAGGATATGAACTTCGGCTCGACATCGAGCTTGACGGCCGGTTTGCACCGCGGATCGAACGTGTTCGTCGGCGGGCGCATTCGGTTCTGAAGCGCCGGAGGAAGTCGACTGACCGCTACGGAGCCGGAAGCAGCTCGTCGAGGTAGCGGAGGAGCATGTGGCGCCATGTGGGCCAGTCGTGGTGCCACTCCTCGCCCCAGTCGTCCACCCGGTTCGGCACGCCCTTCCGCCCCAGGAGCGAGGCCGCGCGCCAGGATTCGCCGATGTCCTCCGCCCGCCCGCGCCCGGAGGCGAGGAGCACGAAGCGCTCGCGCAACCGGTCGAGCGTCTCGCCCGCGAGTTGAGGCAGATGGTGCACCGGCGAGGCGCGGTAGAAGTCGCTCGTCGCTCTCGCTTCGGCCCCGGTCTCGTGCTTCAGGAAGCGCTGGAGGTCGTACGTGCCGCTCATGCACACGGCGTGCGAGAAGGCGTCGGGGAACCGGCACAGCACGGCGAGCGCGTTGAACGCTCCGATCGAGGATCCCGCGACGATGACCTCGATCCCGGGATCGTTGCAGTCCTCCCGGATCATGGGGACGAACTCGCGGTAGACGAACTCCTGGAACCGGTCGAGGACCGCCATGCGGTGTTCCGTGGTCCCCTCGCGTCCGAGCATGACGCGGCCCGCCACGCTGTCGCACGAGTAGACCTTGAGCCGGCCGTCCGCCAGGTAGTCCGCGACCGTGTCGATGACGAGGAAGCGCTCGATCTCCTCGGCGTCTCCTCCGGCGGTCGGGAACATGAGGAAGGGCACGCCGACCTCGCCCCAGCGCGCCACGTTGACCTCCTGGCCGAGGCGGTCCGACCACCAGCTGGCGTTGAGTTTCATGAGGCGAGCATCGGCACGGCGCCGGGGGGTTCTTCCCGGCGGGCCGCCTGTATGCGGTCGAAGAAGAGCGCGGTGAACTCCTCGACCTCGTGATCGGGGTAGAGCGAGGCCACCTTCGCGCGCACCGCGTCGCGGGCCGCCTCGCTGCCGAAGAAGTCGTCGGCCACCTCGTCGAGTTCCGCCAGATGCGTCCCGCAGAACTCCACGAAGCGGTCGGTCTCGAACCGGGCTTCCGCGACTGCGGCGCAGGCCCGCACCTTCTCTCCCGTCGACATCCCCGGACGGCAGACATCGAAGAACGGTTGCCAGTCGAGGTTGACGCGCATCCTGCGCCGCGTCGCCGCGCAGAATAGGGACCAGCGCAGATTCGCCTTGATGAGCCACGGGAAGTGGTAGTGGAGCGACGTGACCTGCGAATCCGGGCAGGGGTTCGCGAAGTCGATCGGCATCCACCGGCCGCCGCTGCGGAGCACCTCGCACGAGTTGAAGTCCCACCCGAAGAACGCGTTGATCGTGAGCGTCGTGTCCCGGATCGCGCCGGCGTCGGCGGGCTCGAGGTGGTCTCGCTCGACGGTGTAGCGGTCGTGCGCGGGGGCGCCGGGGTCGTAAAGGACGGCGCGCGTCTGAGGGCCCAGTCCGATGCAGCGGACGAAACGGTCGTGCTCCACCCCCTGCTGGAGGTGCATCACGAACTTGCCGCTCTCATCGTAGGCGGTGCCGAGCGCCTCGTCGTCCTCGATCCGCGACACGCCGCGCCAGCCGCCACCGTCGTAGGGCTTCATGAACACCGGATACCCCAGGTCGTGCGCGACGGCGGGGAGGTCGAAGAGCCGCGCGTAGCGCTTCAGGGTGACCGCCAGATCGTCCTGCGGGTCATAGGACTTGGGCGGGATGAGCCACGTCCGCGGCACCGGGAGACCCAGCCTCATCATCGCGCAGTAGGTGGAGTGCTTCTCCATCGACTGGACGCTCCACGGATTGTTGAACACGTAGAGCCCGTCCATGATCACGGACTTCTTGATCCACTCCCGCGTCGGGAAGTACCAGTGCGTGAGGCGGTCGATGACGACGTCGTACTTCCTCTTCTGCTGCAGGTCGAAGGGCTCGATCGTGACGTCCTCGACGTGGAACCGGATCGTGCCGTCGTCCGAGGGGATCCGGGGCTTCAGCCGTTCGAGGATCGCGCGGTAGGCGACGGGCCAGCAGAGGTCCGCCCCGAGCGAGAGGCCGATGCGGCGGGTGACCTCGCGCGCGGACGCCGCCGCGGCCGTCATTCGTAGACCATCCAGAGCGGACCCGGGAAGAGCCACGACAGGCCCTCGCGCAGGCGGTCCCGCCAGTTCTCCCAGTTGTGGCCGTCGCGCGACTCGACGAAGCGCACGTCCGCGCCGCCGCGACGGAGGACCGGGATCAGGGCCCGATTCTCCGAGACCAGCGGTTCGTAGACGCCCACCGAGACGAACGCCTTCTCGGCAATGGCGGTGGGAGCCGCCCGGTACGCGTTCATCATGTCGACGATGCGGTCGAAGACGGGGCCGCTCTCATGGGCGCCGATGTCCGTGAACAGGAAGGAGCCCGACTGGAGCAGCAGGCGGCCGAAGCGATCGGGGTACTCGAGCGCGGCGTGGAAGGAGGCGACGGCGCCCAGGCTCGCGCCCATGAGGCCACGCGACCCGAGGTCCGGGAGGAGCGGATAGTCGCGTTCGAGGCGCGGCAGCAGCTCCTCGGCGACGAACCGCGCGTGCGCCGGATCCGCCGAGTATTCCGAAATCCGGTCGTCCGGGTGCAGGAGTGCGACGATCATACGGGGGATCTCGAAGCGATCGATCAGCCGGTCCAGGACCCGTCTCAGGCCGGCGTACTCGACGTAGTCCCCGCCGTCGTGCACGATGAGCAGCGGGTAGCGCCGGTTGGCGTGGAACTCCGCCGGACGGTACACGGTCACGTGCCGCGCGGACGCGAGCGCCTCGCTCTCGACCGCGAGTTCGTCCATCGCGCCGGGCCGCACGTCCTCGCTCTCGCGCGCCCAGTCCGGGATCTCGTAGCCCCGGGCCTGCACGACGGAGTTCGCGCCGAACGGATCGCGGGCGCGCTGGGGGTTCAGCGGATCCTCGATCCACTCCGCGCGGCCGCGGGCGACCACCTCGATCTTGTATTCCACCCGGGACTCGTCGGGGAGCTCGAGCGTGTAGCACCAGAGATCCGTTCCGTCCAGGCGGCGGAAGGGCGCCGAGGTCTGGAGTCCGTGCACCCAGTGTCGGAGCCGTACGGCGTCGGCATGGCCCCGATACACGAAGGTGTAGAGCGGAGGCTCGGCGAGGGGGAACTCGTTCGCGTCAAGGAACGCGCCCACCGGATCCATCCCGCCGGAAGCGGACGCGAGCCGTTCCTCGAGCGCCGCGATCGCGGACGAACGCGGCATGGACGCGTCTTGCCGCTGGACCCGGGCGTGGGGATCGAACCGCATGGCCGGGCTACGCCGCCGTACGGAAGGGGACCCGGCGGCCCGCCGCGTCGAGGCGTTCGAGACCGTCACCGCCGGTCCAGCCGTCTCCGGCGCGGTCGATTCGATGACCCGGGTCGAGAAGGACGCAGGAGTCCGGGGAGAAGCGGGCCGCGAGCCGCGCTCCCCGGGTGCGATCGTCCAGGGCGAGCCGAGCCGAAGCGTGCGGCAGCGCGACAAGCCCTTCGGCGATCCCGAGCCCCGCGTCGAAGACTTCGGGATGGCCCGCGCCCCACGGCGGCCGATCGTGAAAGAGCACGACGCGCTCCGTCAGCACCATGGCGCCCGCCGACCGGCCGATCACGACCCGTCCGCCCAGGAGCTTCCTTCCCCCGAACAGGCGCAGGCGGCTCAGCAGGTTCCCGACGTGCCCGCCCTCCAGCACGATCGCCTCCGCGCCCTCGAGCCGCGCGTGCACCTCGCGCCGTTGCGATCGCACCGCGTCGCGCTCGGGGGGTGTCAGGCGGTGCTCGAACTCCGACCGGATCTCG carries:
- a CDS encoding Type 1 glutamine amidotransferase-like domain-containing protein, which gives rise to MSALVLLGPRGGGLALRDVVRELEAGGALSPGARIAAITAGWRDREANEGLIDPGLANRVVDLELYRRSDRIAEADAELARAHRETRDRLRSLRRAYNLRLHGLIEAHRRLAELRGDASVLRAERGEALAAIRRLDARHLARVLEIRSEFEHRLTPPERDAVRSQRREVHARLEGAEAIVLEGGHVGNLLSRLRLFGGRKLLGGRVVIGRSAGAMVLTERVVLFHDRPPWGAGHPEVFDAGLGIAEGLVALPHASARLALDDRTRGARLAARFSPDSCVLLDPGHRIDRAGDGWTGGDGLERLDAAGRRVPFRTAA
- a CDS encoding alpha/beta hydrolase-fold protein → MKLNASWWSDRLGQEVNVARWGEVGVPFLMFPTAGGDAEEIERFLVIDTVADYLADGRLKVYSCDSVAGRVMLGREGTTEHRMAVLDRFQEFVYREFVPMIREDCNDPGIEVIVAGSSIGAFNALAVLCRFPDAFSHAVCMSGTYDLQRFLKHETGAEARATSDFYRASPVHHLPQLAGETLDRLRERFVLLASGRGRAEDIGESWRAASLLGRKGVPNRVDDWGEEWHHDWPTWRHMLLRYLDELLPAP
- a CDS encoding PadR family transcriptional regulator, with the translated sequence MFTSKDGFGAWANCSGPGVFRFGGGFGGNRRVVRKGELKFVLLRLLSDEPMHGYELMRRLEEESGGLYTPSPGSVYPTLQLLEDQGYVSSTQEDGKRVYRLTSAGRDFLEEHRSRTRDIFGRFVNMGERFAGSAMRDVTRSFIHLAQVSFERATGGQGDPETLARVKSILDRAAREIESAWPEPGAAASREG
- a CDS encoding alpha/beta hydrolase-fold protein — translated: MPRSSAIAALEERLASASGGMDPVGAFLDANEFPLAEPPLYTFVYRGHADAVRLRHWVHGLQTSAPFRRLDGTDLWCYTLELPDESRVEYKIEVVARGRAEWIEDPLNPQRARDPFGANSVVQARGYEIPDWARESEDVRPGAMDELAVESEALASARHVTVYRPAEFHANRRYPLLIVHDGGDYVEYAGLRRVLDRLIDRFEIPRMIVALLHPDDRISEYSADPAHARFVAEELLPRLERDYPLLPDLGSRGLMGASLGAVASFHAALEYPDRFGRLLLQSGSFLFTDIGAHESGPVFDRIVDMMNAYRAAPTAIAEKAFVSVGVYEPLVSENRALIPVLRRGGADVRFVESRDGHNWENWRDRLREGLSWLFPGPLWMVYE
- a CDS encoding sodium:alanine symporter family protein gives rise to the protein MDFATIVDWLDRNVAQFGITIGGERLTLQVLLLLGIGTYLTLRLGLPQIRKFAHGVAVATGRYDAPNDPGDVSHFQALTTALSATVGIGNIAGAAIAIHLGGPGALFWMWMTAFLGMATKYSEVTLAQKYREVDETSAKYSGTVSGGPMYYIEKGLGPRWKPVAAFFAVMLGLTAFMTGNANQANTVADAMLAEFGIAKWITGLTTSTIVALVILGGIKRIGRVTSILAPFMAIVYVTAAMIIIILNLGQVPETFAIIFREAFNPTAGVAGTGVGAFLVTLMWGVRRGLFSNEAGQGSAPIAHAAARTDEPVSEGVVALLEPFIDTIVIVTMTALVVIMTGAWNSQVPTAIQLEGGDISYVVLDEGGSSVPTDPTGTIRYTLGRPGVTSEPHLAWHEVSVPQLFEDEAQTQPFSGAVDPARGVAITDDGRELAVVYGQAYETGAPLTQMGFQRGLSPLGDWGHYIVIFSVFLFAISTAISWSYYGDRCANYLFGPNAIIPYKLIFVAMHFVGAVLPLAVVWSLGDIFLAIVIIPNLIALIFLAPQIKEMTESYFTRSPWERHRKH
- the glgP gene encoding alpha-glucan family phosphorylase, translating into MGPDNRIPGSLGRLWELANDLSWTWNPAAPALFRVIDPPHWRRTRHNPVALLQAVGETRWRELAADGAFLRRYDAACQALDRVSGGGTGAASTWFARSHPEFAEGPVAYFCAEFALHESIPIYSGGLGVLAGDHLKAASELGVPLVGVGLMYAHGYFDQTLGPDGWQEDADDPLDPDLTPLERLQGADGAPWLASLQGGGRRIHIGAWKLRVGRVSLYLLDTDLEENDPADRGLSHQLYAGGADHRLRQEAILGVGGVRVLAALGIEPGAWHANEGHAAFMMVERVRRLMRDGQSFANAVSQIRASTVFTTHTPVSAGHDVFSHAQMREWIGETFWEEIPHRDELLGLGLHPDDDAQDRFHMTAAAIRLSRRVNGVSARHGRVSRDIWRGLWGDRAAGEVPIRHVTNGVHLATWMSDDVAGLLDEWLPGGWRDGSGDEAVWRAVRDVPAEALWRVRRRLKLRLLDLMREEARRRWPDHWPESAHLAGAGTLMSPGPLTIGFARRFATYKRADLIFRDRDRLLALLSDPARPVQLIFAGKAHPRDDDGKRVLQRVYEHTRDPEFEGRVAFIENYGLHTAHGLVEGVDLWLNLPRVPLEASGTSGMKAALNGVPQLATADGWWEEGFEGDNGWIIPPAPATASEEEVDEHDAEHLFRLLEEDVVPLYYDRPGAGAGDDAPAGWLAHARRAIEVAGARFTAGRMVRDYARDYYVPSLRGDD